A single window of Anaerobaca lacustris DNA harbors:
- a CDS encoding PDZ domain-containing protein, with protein MTRPVGVVLWVLLAVVSSVAGGDTAVFYVAPGGNDAADGSIDRPFASLARARDAVRQARSADVERITVFLRGGDYYLTEPVVFTAADSGDNDTRIEYWAYPGEEVVLSGGFALELDWQPYTDGIVSARVPNRIEKIDQLFVDGRRQHPARYPNYDPNAKFFGGTSGDAISTERARTWTRPEGGYMHALHEAMWGSKHYEIVRVDDDGAIRFKGGWQENRGGGFDPVFRGGFHKDYLFVENLFEELDAPGEWYFDARTKTLYLIPEPEVDLAQAQVIGAGLKQLVVVRGTADEPVRNLHFRGLHLRHTQRVFMEPYERLLRGDWSIARLAAVHVEGAEDCSVQDCHFEDLGGNGVLLSRYNRRVRVEGCRFTRLGESAVCLVGSMDSVRSPAVEYGTTLPQDQIDLTPGPKGPDYPAQCTVHDNLMHNFGYIGKQVAGVFLSMSEEITVRHNTIYQCPRAAICINDGCWGGHMIEHNDVFDTVRESGDHGPFNSWGRDRWWKTSYNGGRDIEPFAKERAKLDNHKTTIICNNRFAHPGGHSWGIDLDDGSSNYLVRDNLCLGMGVKLREGFFRTVENNIIIDGFGGFHIWMPGCDDVIARNIFVSDEPYQFIRANPEHARQFDDNLFHSRSGAIRITGVGRGPLTFAQWQARGFDTHSVVADPMFVDPARGDYRVRDGSPALKLGFRNFSMDRFGVLKPAFQHEVARVPRAFAAMTQPQETGSRDPKPVAWLGATVKNLTGEAEKSAAGIGRETGVLFVEVPPASRAAGAGFRRGDVILKANDQAVDSLDDLHRITTENKGQTVRFTVFNAIERSITMRMPDRTE; from the coding sequence ATGACGCGTCCCGTGGGTGTGGTGCTGTGGGTTCTTCTGGCCGTGGTTTCTTCGGTCGCCGGTGGCGATACGGCTGTCTTCTATGTGGCTCCCGGAGGCAATGACGCCGCCGACGGTTCGATCGACAGGCCGTTTGCCTCGCTGGCGCGGGCGCGGGATGCGGTGCGCCAAGCGCGCAGCGCGGACGTCGAGCGGATCACGGTCTTTCTGCGAGGCGGGGACTACTACCTGACCGAACCGGTGGTGTTCACCGCCGCCGATTCCGGCGACAACGATACGAGGATCGAGTACTGGGCGTATCCGGGCGAAGAGGTTGTGCTCAGCGGGGGCTTTGCGTTGGAGTTGGACTGGCAGCCGTATACAGATGGCATCGTCTCGGCGAGGGTCCCCAATCGAATCGAGAAGATCGATCAACTGTTCGTCGACGGCCGACGACAGCATCCGGCCCGATATCCCAACTACGATCCCAACGCGAAGTTCTTCGGCGGCACCAGCGGCGACGCCATCAGCACCGAACGAGCCAGGACCTGGACCCGGCCCGAGGGAGGGTACATGCACGCCTTGCATGAGGCGATGTGGGGCAGCAAGCACTATGAGATCGTTCGCGTCGATGATGACGGGGCGATTCGGTTCAAAGGCGGCTGGCAGGAGAATCGGGGCGGCGGCTTCGACCCCGTCTTTCGCGGCGGCTTTCACAAGGACTACCTGTTTGTCGAGAACCTCTTCGAAGAGCTGGACGCACCGGGCGAATGGTATTTCGACGCGCGAACAAAGACGCTGTATCTGATCCCCGAGCCGGAGGTCGATCTGGCGCAGGCGCAGGTCATCGGCGCAGGGCTCAAACAGCTCGTCGTCGTTCGCGGCACGGCCGATGAGCCCGTTCGCAACCTGCACTTTCGGGGGCTGCACCTTCGACACACGCAGCGCGTCTTCATGGAGCCCTACGAGCGCCTGCTGCGAGGCGACTGGTCGATTGCCCGCCTCGCCGCCGTCCATGTCGAAGGCGCTGAGGACTGCTCGGTTCAGGATTGCCACTTCGAAGACCTGGGCGGCAATGGCGTTTTGCTCAGCCGGTACAATCGGCGCGTGCGCGTCGAGGGCTGCCGGTTCACACGGCTGGGCGAGAGTGCTGTCTGCCTGGTCGGCAGTATGGATTCGGTTCGCTCGCCGGCCGTGGAGTACGGCACGACGCTGCCACAAGACCAGATCGACCTGACGCCCGGCCCGAAAGGTCCGGACTATCCGGCCCAGTGCACCGTTCACGACAACCTGATGCACAACTTCGGCTACATCGGCAAGCAGGTCGCCGGCGTGTTCCTCTCCATGAGCGAGGAGATCACAGTCAGACACAACACGATTTATCAATGTCCCCGTGCGGCCATCTGCATCAACGACGGCTGCTGGGGCGGGCACATGATCGAGCACAACGACGTCTTCGACACCGTCCGCGAGAGCGGCGACCACGGCCCGTTCAACAGTTGGGGACGCGACCGATGGTGGAAGACCTCGTACAACGGCGGCCGGGACATCGAGCCGTTCGCCAAAGAACGGGCGAAGCTCGACAACCACAAAACCACGATCATCTGCAACAACCGTTTCGCCCACCCCGGCGGCCATTCCTGGGGGATCGATCTCGACGATGGATCGAGCAACTATCTCGTCCGCGACAATCTGTGCCTGGGCATGGGTGTGAAGCTGCGCGAAGGGTTCTTTCGAACGGTGGAGAACAACATCATCATCGACGGGTTCGGCGGCTTTCACATCTGGATGCCCGGGTGCGACGACGTGATCGCCCGGAACATCTTCGTCAGCGATGAGCCCTATCAGTTCATCCGCGCCAACCCGGAGCACGCCAGGCAGTTCGACGACAATCTGTTCCACTCGCGAAGCGGCGCGATCCGGATCACCGGCGTCGGCCGCGGTCCGCTGACCTTCGCGCAATGGCAGGCCAGAGGGTTCGATACGCATTCGGTGGTGGCCGATCCGATGTTCGTCGATCCGGCCCGTGGCGATTACCGCGTCAGGGACGGCTCGCCCGCGCTGAAACTCGGTTTCCGCAACTTCTCGATGGATCGGTTCGGCGTCCTGAAGCCGGCATTCCAGCACGAGGTCGCACGCGTGCCGCGTGCCTTCGCCGCCATGACGCAGCCTCAGGAGACAGGCTCCCGCGATCCCAAGCCGGTGGCATGGTTGGGCGCAACGGTCAAGAACCTCACGGGCGAGGCCGAGAAGTCCGCCGCCGGCATCGGCCGCGAGACGGGCGTGCTCTTCGTCGAGGTCCCGCCGGCAAGTCGGGCTGCCGGCGCGGGTTTCCGACGCGGCGACGTCATTCTCAAGGCAAACGACCAGGCCGTCGATTCGCTCGACGATCTGCACCGCATCACGACAGAGAACAAAGGCCAGACCGTCCGATTCACCGTCTTCAACGCGATCGAGCGATCCATCACAATGCGGATGCCGGATCGCACCGAGTAA
- a CDS encoding sulfatase-like hydrolase/transferase encodes MTHDSLTRRDFLKATGCLAAMGALVACRGEGDACVAPTVAAVRPNIVIVLADDLGYGDPGCYNAQSKIPTPHMDRLAAEGIRFTDAHSPSAVCTPTRYSLLTGRYCWRSSLKSGVLWGYSEPLIETDRLTLASMLKRHGYRTGCVGKWHLGLGWVTSDGETAKADNVDWNRPVTHGPQSLGFDSSFILPASLDMDPYCWLENGRVVEAPTDHTPASKRRWDGGGGYWRAGPIAPSFDFTNVLPTITSNAVEFVKRQERDSPFFLYVPLTAPHTPWMPTDEFRGTTEVDWYGDFVAQTDASIGRIVKALDDAGFRDETLVIVTSDNGSHWPVAQIERFGHRANGNWRGQKADIHEGGHRVPFVCRWPGRIEPGSRSDQTICLTDLMATFAAIVGDTLPSSAGPDSYNILPAMLAPKLAEPIREAIVHHSLHGTFAIRQGPWKLIDGLGSGGFTAPQKIEPELGEPAGQLYNLDNDPAEQNNLWSQRPEIVTRLAALLERYKQQGHSRPTLSEVRT; translated from the coding sequence ATGACACATGACTCGCTGACCCGCCGTGACTTCCTCAAAGCCACGGGTTGCCTGGCGGCCATGGGGGCCTTGGTCGCCTGTCGTGGCGAGGGCGACGCATGCGTCGCCCCTACGGTCGCAGCCGTTCGCCCGAATATCGTGATTGTTCTCGCGGACGATCTGGGGTACGGCGATCCGGGCTGCTACAACGCTCAGTCGAAGATCCCGACGCCGCATATGGATCGGCTGGCGGCCGAAGGGATTCGCTTCACCGATGCGCACTCGCCGTCGGCGGTCTGCACGCCCACGCGATACAGTCTGCTGACCGGGCGTTACTGTTGGCGGTCGAGCCTCAAGAGCGGCGTGCTGTGGGGCTACAGCGAGCCGCTGATCGAAACCGACCGGCTCACACTCGCCTCGATGCTCAAACGGCACGGCTACCGCACCGGCTGCGTCGGCAAGTGGCATCTGGGCCTTGGCTGGGTCACGAGCGACGGCGAGACGGCCAAGGCCGACAACGTCGATTGGAACCGGCCGGTGACACATGGGCCGCAATCGCTCGGATTCGACTCCAGTTTCATCCTTCCCGCCTCTCTCGATATGGACCCCTACTGCTGGCTGGAAAACGGCCGGGTCGTCGAGGCGCCGACCGACCACACCCCCGCCAGCAAACGCCGCTGGGATGGGGGCGGAGGCTACTGGCGGGCCGGACCGATTGCACCTTCGTTCGATTTCACAAACGTCCTGCCCACCATCACGAGCAACGCCGTTGAGTTTGTCAAGCGACAAGAGAGAGACAGCCCGTTCTTCCTCTATGTCCCATTGACCGCGCCGCACACACCCTGGATGCCGACGGACGAGTTTCGCGGCACCACCGAGGTCGATTGGTACGGTGACTTCGTCGCGCAGACGGACGCCTCCATCGGACGAATCGTCAAGGCGCTGGACGATGCCGGCTTCCGCGACGAGACGCTGGTGATCGTCACGTCCGACAACGGTTCGCACTGGCCGGTTGCGCAGATCGAGAGGTTCGGCCATCGCGCCAACGGCAATTGGCGCGGGCAGAAGGCGGACATCCACGAAGGCGGGCACCGCGTCCCGTTCGTGTGCCGCTGGCCGGGACGGATCGAGCCCGGCTCGCGCAGCGACCAGACGATCTGCCTGACCGACCTGATGGCGACCTTTGCAGCGATTGTGGGTGATACGTTGCCTTCCAGCGCGGGGCCCGACAGCTACAACATCCTGCCGGCCATGCTGGCCCCGAAACTGGCCGAGCCGATCCGCGAGGCCATCGTCCATCATTCCCTGCACGGCACGTTCGCCATCCGCCAGGGTCCGTGGAAGCTGATCGACGGCCTCGGCTCGGGCGGCTTCACCGCCCCACAGAAGATCGAGCCAGAGCTGGGCGAACCCGCCGGACAGCTCTACAACCTCGACAACGATCCCGCCGAGCAGAACAACCTCTGGTCGCAACGGCCGGAGATCGTGACACGTCTGGCCGCTTTGCTCGAACGCTATAAGCAGCAGGGCCACAGTCGACCGACTCTTTCCGAGGTACGCACATGA
- a CDS encoding sulfatase family protein has product MNRRDFIKTIGLACAGLTIPAHRRLVANTGGVSEQRRPNFIVIFCDDLGYGDLGCFGHPTIRTPHLDRMATEGQKWTSFYVGASVCTPSRAALLTGRLPIRSGMCSSVRRVLFPDSAGGLPQSEITIARALKPQDYATACVGKWHLGHLPQYLPTRHGFDSYFGIPYSNDMDRVAGEGRQAFWDPKIEYWNVPLMRDEEIIERPADQNTITKRYADEAVRFIEQKRNEPFFLYLAHSLPHVPLFTSDEFRDTSRRGLYGDVIEEIDAGVGRILDTLRKHNLDENTFVVFTSDNGPWLPFNEHGGSAGLLREGKGCTYEGGMRVPTVCWWPGRIKPGVVLDMGATMDLYTTILKLAGAEVPSDRVVDGLDLQPALFGTGPSPRNTMFYYRGTELYAVRKGPYKAHFVTRSAYGSDKPVKHDPPVLYHLEHDPSEKNDVAKNHPDVIAEIIKEVERHRATLIPVEDQLAKRIPKG; this is encoded by the coding sequence ATGAACCGACGTGACTTCATCAAGACCATCGGTCTGGCCTGCGCGGGCTTGACCATACCAGCCCATCGACGTCTCGTGGCCAACACGGGCGGTGTGTCCGAGCAGCGGCGACCCAACTTCATCGTCATTTTCTGTGACGACTTGGGCTATGGCGATCTGGGGTGCTTCGGCCATCCGACGATTCGTACGCCCCATCTCGATCGCATGGCGACCGAGGGTCAGAAGTGGACGAGCTTCTACGTTGGCGCCTCGGTCTGCACGCCCAGCCGGGCGGCGTTGTTGACCGGCCGCCTGCCGATCCGCAGCGGTATGTGCAGCAGCGTCCGGCGCGTGCTGTTCCCGGACTCGGCCGGTGGACTGCCCCAGAGCGAAATCACCATCGCCCGGGCGCTCAAGCCGCAGGACTATGCGACCGCCTGCGTCGGCAAATGGCACCTGGGCCACCTGCCCCAGTACCTGCCCACGCGCCACGGATTCGACTCGTATTTCGGGATCCCGTACAGCAACGACATGGACCGTGTCGCCGGCGAGGGGCGTCAGGCTTTCTGGGACCCGAAGATCGAGTACTGGAACGTGCCGCTGATGCGCGACGAAGAGATCATCGAGCGACCCGCCGACCAGAACACCATCACCAAACGCTACGCGGACGAGGCCGTGCGATTCATCGAGCAGAAGCGCAACGAACCGTTCTTCCTTTATCTGGCCCACAGCCTCCCCCACGTGCCACTGTTCACTTCGGATGAGTTCCGTGATACGAGCCGTCGCGGCCTGTACGGCGATGTGATCGAGGAGATCGACGCGGGCGTCGGTCGCATTCTCGACACGCTCAGGAAGCACAACCTCGACGAGAACACGTTCGTCGTCTTCACTTCCGACAACGGCCCCTGGCTGCCCTTCAACGAGCATGGCGGTTCAGCCGGCCTGCTGCGCGAGGGCAAGGGCTGCACGTACGAAGGCGGGATGCGCGTGCCGACGGTCTGCTGGTGGCCGGGCAGGATCAAGCCCGGGGTCGTGCTCGACATGGGTGCGACGATGGACCTCTACACCACGATTCTCAAGCTGGCCGGCGCCGAGGTGCCGTCCGACCGCGTCGTCGATGGGCTCGACCTGCAGCCGGCGCTGTTCGGCACCGGTCCCAGCCCCCGCAATACCATGTTCTACTATCGCGGGACCGAGCTATACGCTGTCCGCAAAGGCCCCTACAAAGCCCATTTCGTCACACGCTCGGCCTACGGGAGCGACAAGCCGGTCAAGCACGACCCGCCCGTGCTCTACCATCTCGAACACGACCCGTCGGAGAAGAACGACGTCGCCAAAAACCACCCCGACGTCATCGCCGAAATCATCAAGGAGGTCGAAAGACACCGCGCCACCCTCATCCCCGTAGAGGACCAGCTCGCCAAACGCATTCCAAAGGGCTGA
- the mltA gene encoding murein transglycosylase A: MRQGVRFGLLLLLIGGFGCRTKVVETHIQYDRPLPPGQLALRKINDANEMPDFREAWRDLDTLKTATERSLNYLSKASSQQYYPYRDISHDRVVKTLEAFLTFADSGIRPAELNGIIRAHFDVYMSVGCDDRGTVLFTGYYTPIFEASFERTARFAYPLYTMPDDLVKGPEGQTLGRRDPAGLITAYPDRAALERSGALKGQELVWLADPFEVYIAHVQGSAKLRMPDGQIITVGYAANSGHEYVSVAKALVADGRIPSDRMSLGAMIDYFRQHPDQVERYTQRNPRYVFFRIAEETPHGSLNEPVTPMRTIATDKSIFPRAALAFISTTVPHAGHAGVVEKPYEGFVLDQDTGGAIRAPGRCDIYMGEGDEAGHLAGQTYQEGRLYYLFLKNQ; this comes from the coding sequence ATGAGGCAAGGAGTTCGTTTCGGGCTGTTGCTGCTGTTGATCGGGGGGTTCGGCTGCCGCACGAAGGTCGTCGAGACGCACATTCAATACGATCGACCCCTGCCACCGGGACAACTCGCCCTGCGCAAGATCAACGATGCGAACGAGATGCCGGATTTCCGCGAGGCCTGGCGGGATCTTGACACGCTGAAGACGGCGACCGAGAGGAGCCTGAACTACCTCAGCAAGGCATCGAGTCAACAGTACTATCCCTACCGCGACATCAGCCACGATCGGGTGGTCAAGACGCTGGAGGCGTTCCTGACCTTTGCGGATTCAGGTATCCGGCCTGCCGAACTCAACGGGATCATTCGCGCCCATTTCGACGTCTACATGTCCGTCGGCTGTGACGACCGTGGGACCGTGTTGTTCACCGGCTACTACACGCCGATTTTCGAAGCCTCCTTCGAACGGACCGCGCGCTTCGCGTATCCCCTGTACACGATGCCCGACGACTTGGTCAAAGGGCCGGAGGGGCAAACGCTGGGCCGCCGCGATCCTGCCGGGCTCATTACGGCGTATCCGGACCGAGCCGCACTCGAACGGTCGGGGGCCCTCAAAGGCCAGGAACTGGTTTGGCTGGCCGACCCATTTGAGGTGTACATCGCGCATGTTCAGGGATCGGCCAAGCTGCGCATGCCGGACGGACAGATCATCACAGTCGGCTATGCCGCCAACAGCGGCCATGAATACGTCAGTGTGGCCAAGGCGCTGGTGGCCGACGGCAGGATCCCAAGCGACCGGATGAGCCTGGGAGCGATGATCGACTATTTCAGGCAACATCCCGATCAGGTGGAACGGTATACCCAGCGAAATCCTCGTTATGTCTTCTTCCGAATCGCCGAGGAGACCCCGCACGGCAGTCTGAACGAGCCGGTCACACCCATGCGCACCATTGCCACCGACAAATCCATCTTCCCCCGCGCCGCCCTGGCGTTCATCTCAACGACGGTGCCGCACGCGGGCCATGCCGGTGTTGTCGAGAAGCCGTACGAAGGCTTCGTCCTCGACCAGGACACCGGCGGGGCCATCCGCGCGCCCGGCCGATGCGACATCTACATGGGCGAGGGTGATGAGGCGGGCCACCTGGCCGGCCAGACCTACCAGGAAGGCCGACTCTACTACCTCTTCCTCAAGAACCAGTGA